Proteins from a single region of Bos indicus x Bos taurus breed Angus x Brahman F1 hybrid chromosome 29, Bos_hybrid_MaternalHap_v2.0, whole genome shotgun sequence:
- the HRAS gene encoding GTPase HRas isoform X1, which translates to MTEYKLVVVGAGGVGKSALTIQLIQNHFVDEYDPTIEDSYRKQVVIDGETCLLDILDTAGQEEYSAMRDQYMRTGEGFLCVFAINHVKSFEDIHQYREQIKRVKDSDDVPMVLVGNKCDLAARTVESRQAQDLARSYGIPYIETSAKTRQGVEDAFYTLVREIRQHKVRKLSPPDEGGPGCLSCRCLLS; encoded by the exons ATGACGGAGTATAAGCTCGTGGTGGTGGGCGCCGGTGGCGTGGGGAAGAGCGCCCTGACTATCCAGCTCATTCAGAATCACTTCGTGGACGAGTACGACCCCACCATCGAG GACTCCTACCGGAAGCAAGTGGTCATCGATGGGGAGACGTGCCTGCTGGACATCCTGGACACAGCGGGCCAGGAGGAGTACAGCGCCATGCGAGACCAGTACATGCGCACCGGGGAGGGCTTTCTCTGCGTGTTTGCTATCAACCACGTCAAGTCCTTCGAGGACATCCACCAGTACCG GGAGCAGATCAAGCGGGTGAAGGACTCGGATGACGTGCCCATGGTGTTGGTTGGGAACAAGTGCGACCTGGCCGCGCGCACCGTGGAGTCTCGGCAGGCCCAGGACCTCGCCCGCAGCTACGGCATCCCGTACATCGAGACCTCCGCCAAGACCCGCCAG GGCGTGGAGGATGCTTTCTACACCCTGGTGCGCGAGATCCGGCAGCACAAGGTGCGCAAGCTGAGCCCGCCGGACGAGGGCGGCCCCGGCTGCCTGAGCTGCAGGTGCCTGCTCTCCTGA
- the LRRC56 gene encoding leucine-rich repeat-containing protein 56 isoform X2 codes for MDQARDGAHGSRPSTASIQVRELSSQGLHNPQPQSKAPGRSGHGHSEQLAKECLSPARLALAQVDDLRLVSMLEMCVNTRESSLGSLGLHLPNLSQLKLNGSCLGSLRDLGTSLSHLQVLWLARCGLADLDGISSFPALKELYLSYNNIWDLSPLCLLEQLEVLDLEGNCVEDLGQLRYLQLCPQLATLTLEGNPLCLWPGSGPTHQVPQGYNYRAEVRKLIPQLQVLDELPAAHTGLPASQKLDQDWLLVKEAIKEGCTLDSLLPRPDQTHGSPMWRLSPELCLPETQPWAPRRGPLSLLVPGMPLPEGLLPKGPAPEDGTSNLTHGAGRVLCGNPTKGLRERRHGCQAGVHPEKLPSPRLEELAPRASASEPDPADDHDLLAWAGLQALRELRLRPLPSRCPESWEEGAAGPWGPQRGPEEQEDEAGPKPHRSPPSLAPESSRTSGYNLIPCPPKSFKPDRGRNSWGSTDLQFRGRRLRTLGSLGPGLGQGLAPVTALRAREVTSGPSPQAEGCPGPKPAPDSAARPPASGACRT; via the exons ATGGACCAGGCCCGGGACGGAGCCCACGGGTCTCGGCCGAGCACTGCCAGCATCCAGGTTCGGGAGCTGAGCTCGCAGGGCCTGCACAACCCCCAGCCTCAGAGCAAGGCCCCAGGCCGCAGTGGGCACGGCCACAGCGAGCAGCTGGCGAAGGAGTGCCTGTCGCCCGCCAGGCTG GCCCTGGCCCAGGTTGATGACCTCCGACTGGTGAGCATGCTGGAGATGTGTGTCAACACCCGTGAGAGCAGCCTGGGGAGCCTCG GGCTGCACCTGCCCAACCTCAGCCAGCTGAAGCTGAACGGCAGCTGCCTGGGTTCCCTGAG GGACTTGGGCACCTCCCTCAGCCACCTGCAGGTGCTCTGGCTGGCTCGCTGCGGCCTGGCCGACCTGGATGGCATCAGCTCCTTTCCTGCCCTGAAG GAACTCTACCTCTCCTACAACAACATCTGGGACCTGAGCCCGCTGTGCCTGCTGGAGCAGCTGGAGGTGCTGGACCTAGAAGGCAACTGCGTGGAGGACCTGGGGCAGCTGCGTTACCTGCAGCTGTGCCCGCAGCTGGCCACACTCACCctggagggcaacccactctgccTGTGGCCAGGCTCTGGCCCAACCCACCAG GTGCCCCAGGGCTACAACTACAGGGCAGAGGTCAGGAAGCTCATCCCCCAGCTGCAGGTCCTGGACGAGCTGCCTGCCGCACACACGGGCCTGCCGGCCTCTCAGAAGCTGGACCAGGACTGGCTGCTGGTGAAGGAGGCTATCAAGGAGGGCTGCACCCTAGACAGCCTGCTCCCCAGGCCGG ATCAAACCCACGGCTCCCCCATGTGGAGACTGAGCCCTGAGCTGTGCCTGCCTGAGACCCAGCCCTGGGCCCCCAGGCGCGGGCCTCTCTCCCTGCTGGTTCCCGGGATGCCCCTGCCTGAAGGCCTCCTTCCCAAGGGCCCGGCCCCAGAGGATGGCACCAGCAACCTCACCCACG GCGCCGGCCGGGTCCTCTGTGGGAACCCCACCAAAGGCCTGCGGGAGCGTCGGCACGGGTGCCAG GCTGGGGTGCACCCAGAGAAGCTGCCCTCTCCCAGGCTGGAAGAACTGGCCCCCAGGGCCTCCGCCTCGGAGCCTGACCCTGCCGACGATCATGACCTCCTGGCCTGGGCCGGGCTTCAGGCTTTGAGGGAGCTGCGCCTGCG CCCCCTTCCCAGTAGGTGCCCAGAGTCCTGGGAGGAGGGGGCCGCAGGCCCCTGGGGCCCACAGAGGGGCCCTGAAGAGCAAGAGGACGAGGCTGGGCCCAAGCCTCACCGCAGCCCCCCAAGCCTGGCCCCAG agTCTTCCAGGACCTCGGGGTACAACCTGATCCCCTGTCCCCCCAAGTCCTTCAAGCCAGACCGGGGCCGCAACTCCTGGGGGTCCACAGATCTGCAGTTCCGGGGGCGTAGGCTCAGAACCCTGGGTAGTTTGGGGCCTGGCCTGGGTCAGGGGCTGGCTCCAGTGACTGCTCTGAGAGCCCGAGAAGTGACCTCAGGCCCCAGTCCTCAAGCAGAGGGATGTCCAGGCCCAAAGCCAGCCCCAGACTCAGCAGCCAGACCCCCAGCCTCCGGGGCATGCCGCACCTGA
- the LRRC56 gene encoding leucine-rich repeat-containing protein 56 isoform X4, which translates to MDQARDGAHGSRPSTASIQVRELSSQGLHNPQPQSKAPGRSGHGHSEQLAKECLSPARLQALAQVDDLRLVSMLEMCVNTRESSLGSLGLHLPNLSQLKLNGSCLGSLRDLGTSLSHLQVLWLARCGLADLDGISSFPALKELYLSYNNIWDLSPLCLLEQLEVLDLEGNCVEDLGQLRYLQLCPQLATLTLEGNPLCLWPGSGPTHQVPQGYNYRAEVRKLIPQLQVLDELPAAHTGLPASQKLDQDWLLVKEAIKEGCTLDSLLPRPDQTHGSPMWRLSPELCLPETQPWAPRRGPLSLLVPGMPLPEGLLPKGPAPEDGTSNLTHGAGRVLCGNPTKGLRERRHGCQAGVHPEKLPSPRLEELAPRASASEPDPADDHDLLAWAGLQALRELRLRVFQDLGVQPDPLSPQVLQARPGPQLLGVHRSAVPGA; encoded by the exons ATGGACCAGGCCCGGGACGGAGCCCACGGGTCTCGGCCGAGCACTGCCAGCATCCAGGTTCGGGAGCTGAGCTCGCAGGGCCTGCACAACCCCCAGCCTCAGAGCAAGGCCCCAGGCCGCAGTGGGCACGGCCACAGCGAGCAGCTGGCGAAGGAGTGCCTGTCGCCCGCCAGGCTG CAGGCCCTGGCCCAGGTTGATGACCTCCGACTGGTGAGCATGCTGGAGATGTGTGTCAACACCCGTGAGAGCAGCCTGGGGAGCCTCG GGCTGCACCTGCCCAACCTCAGCCAGCTGAAGCTGAACGGCAGCTGCCTGGGTTCCCTGAG GGACTTGGGCACCTCCCTCAGCCACCTGCAGGTGCTCTGGCTGGCTCGCTGCGGCCTGGCCGACCTGGATGGCATCAGCTCCTTTCCTGCCCTGAAG GAACTCTACCTCTCCTACAACAACATCTGGGACCTGAGCCCGCTGTGCCTGCTGGAGCAGCTGGAGGTGCTGGACCTAGAAGGCAACTGCGTGGAGGACCTGGGGCAGCTGCGTTACCTGCAGCTGTGCCCGCAGCTGGCCACACTCACCctggagggcaacccactctgccTGTGGCCAGGCTCTGGCCCAACCCACCAG GTGCCCCAGGGCTACAACTACAGGGCAGAGGTCAGGAAGCTCATCCCCCAGCTGCAGGTCCTGGACGAGCTGCCTGCCGCACACACGGGCCTGCCGGCCTCTCAGAAGCTGGACCAGGACTGGCTGCTGGTGAAGGAGGCTATCAAGGAGGGCTGCACCCTAGACAGCCTGCTCCCCAGGCCGG ATCAAACCCACGGCTCCCCCATGTGGAGACTGAGCCCTGAGCTGTGCCTGCCTGAGACCCAGCCCTGGGCCCCCAGGCGCGGGCCTCTCTCCCTGCTGGTTCCCGGGATGCCCCTGCCTGAAGGCCTCCTTCCCAAGGGCCCGGCCCCAGAGGATGGCACCAGCAACCTCACCCACG GCGCCGGCCGGGTCCTCTGTGGGAACCCCACCAAAGGCCTGCGGGAGCGTCGGCACGGGTGCCAG GCTGGGGTGCACCCAGAGAAGCTGCCCTCTCCCAGGCTGGAAGAACTGGCCCCCAGGGCCTCCGCCTCGGAGCCTGACCCTGCCGACGATCATGACCTCCTGGCCTGGGCCGGGCTTCAGGCTTTGAGGGAGCTGCGCCTGCG agTCTTCCAGGACCTCGGGGTACAACCTGATCCCCTGTCCCCCCAAGTCCTTCAAGCCAGACCGGGGCCGCAACTCCTGGGGGTCCACAGATCTGCAGTTCCGGGGGCGTAG
- the LRRC56 gene encoding leucine-rich repeat-containing protein 56 isoform X1, with protein MDQARDGAHGSRPSTASIQVRELSSQGLHNPQPQSKAPGRSGHGHSEQLAKECLSPARLQALAQVDDLRLVSMLEMCVNTRESSLGSLGLHLPNLSQLKLNGSCLGSLRDLGTSLSHLQVLWLARCGLADLDGISSFPALKELYLSYNNIWDLSPLCLLEQLEVLDLEGNCVEDLGQLRYLQLCPQLATLTLEGNPLCLWPGSGPTHQVPQGYNYRAEVRKLIPQLQVLDELPAAHTGLPASQKLDQDWLLVKEAIKEGCTLDSLLPRPDQTHGSPMWRLSPELCLPETQPWAPRRGPLSLLVPGMPLPEGLLPKGPAPEDGTSNLTHGAGRVLCGNPTKGLRERRHGCQAGVHPEKLPSPRLEELAPRASASEPDPADDHDLLAWAGLQALRELRLRPLPSRCPESWEEGAAGPWGPQRGPEEQEDEAGPKPHRSPPSLAPESSRTSGYNLIPCPPKSFKPDRGRNSWGSTDLQFRGRRLRTLGSLGPGLGQGLAPVTALRAREVTSGPSPQAEGCPGPKPAPDSAARPPASGACRT; from the exons ATGGACCAGGCCCGGGACGGAGCCCACGGGTCTCGGCCGAGCACTGCCAGCATCCAGGTTCGGGAGCTGAGCTCGCAGGGCCTGCACAACCCCCAGCCTCAGAGCAAGGCCCCAGGCCGCAGTGGGCACGGCCACAGCGAGCAGCTGGCGAAGGAGTGCCTGTCGCCCGCCAGGCTG CAGGCCCTGGCCCAGGTTGATGACCTCCGACTGGTGAGCATGCTGGAGATGTGTGTCAACACCCGTGAGAGCAGCCTGGGGAGCCTCG GGCTGCACCTGCCCAACCTCAGCCAGCTGAAGCTGAACGGCAGCTGCCTGGGTTCCCTGAG GGACTTGGGCACCTCCCTCAGCCACCTGCAGGTGCTCTGGCTGGCTCGCTGCGGCCTGGCCGACCTGGATGGCATCAGCTCCTTTCCTGCCCTGAAG GAACTCTACCTCTCCTACAACAACATCTGGGACCTGAGCCCGCTGTGCCTGCTGGAGCAGCTGGAGGTGCTGGACCTAGAAGGCAACTGCGTGGAGGACCTGGGGCAGCTGCGTTACCTGCAGCTGTGCCCGCAGCTGGCCACACTCACCctggagggcaacccactctgccTGTGGCCAGGCTCTGGCCCAACCCACCAG GTGCCCCAGGGCTACAACTACAGGGCAGAGGTCAGGAAGCTCATCCCCCAGCTGCAGGTCCTGGACGAGCTGCCTGCCGCACACACGGGCCTGCCGGCCTCTCAGAAGCTGGACCAGGACTGGCTGCTGGTGAAGGAGGCTATCAAGGAGGGCTGCACCCTAGACAGCCTGCTCCCCAGGCCGG ATCAAACCCACGGCTCCCCCATGTGGAGACTGAGCCCTGAGCTGTGCCTGCCTGAGACCCAGCCCTGGGCCCCCAGGCGCGGGCCTCTCTCCCTGCTGGTTCCCGGGATGCCCCTGCCTGAAGGCCTCCTTCCCAAGGGCCCGGCCCCAGAGGATGGCACCAGCAACCTCACCCACG GCGCCGGCCGGGTCCTCTGTGGGAACCCCACCAAAGGCCTGCGGGAGCGTCGGCACGGGTGCCAG GCTGGGGTGCACCCAGAGAAGCTGCCCTCTCCCAGGCTGGAAGAACTGGCCCCCAGGGCCTCCGCCTCGGAGCCTGACCCTGCCGACGATCATGACCTCCTGGCCTGGGCCGGGCTTCAGGCTTTGAGGGAGCTGCGCCTGCG CCCCCTTCCCAGTAGGTGCCCAGAGTCCTGGGAGGAGGGGGCCGCAGGCCCCTGGGGCCCACAGAGGGGCCCTGAAGAGCAAGAGGACGAGGCTGGGCCCAAGCCTCACCGCAGCCCCCCAAGCCTGGCCCCAG agTCTTCCAGGACCTCGGGGTACAACCTGATCCCCTGTCCCCCCAAGTCCTTCAAGCCAGACCGGGGCCGCAACTCCTGGGGGTCCACAGATCTGCAGTTCCGGGGGCGTAGGCTCAGAACCCTGGGTAGTTTGGGGCCTGGCCTGGGTCAGGGGCTGGCTCCAGTGACTGCTCTGAGAGCCCGAGAAGTGACCTCAGGCCCCAGTCCTCAAGCAGAGGGATGTCCAGGCCCAAAGCCAGCCCCAGACTCAGCAGCCAGACCCCCAGCCTCCGGGGCATGCCGCACCTGA
- the HRAS gene encoding GTPase HRas isoform X2: protein MTEYKLVVVGAGGVGKSALTIQLIQNHFVDEYDPTIEDSYRKQVVIDGETCLLDILDTAGQEEYSAMRDQYMRTGEGFLCVFAINHVKSFEDIHQYREQIKRVKDSDDVPMVLVGNKCDLAARTVESRQAQDLARSYGIPYIETSAKTRQGSRSGSGSSSGTLWDPPGPP from the exons ATGACGGAGTATAAGCTCGTGGTGGTGGGCGCCGGTGGCGTGGGGAAGAGCGCCCTGACTATCCAGCTCATTCAGAATCACTTCGTGGACGAGTACGACCCCACCATCGAG GACTCCTACCGGAAGCAAGTGGTCATCGATGGGGAGACGTGCCTGCTGGACATCCTGGACACAGCGGGCCAGGAGGAGTACAGCGCCATGCGAGACCAGTACATGCGCACCGGGGAGGGCTTTCTCTGCGTGTTTGCTATCAACCACGTCAAGTCCTTCGAGGACATCCACCAGTACCG GGAGCAGATCAAGCGGGTGAAGGACTCGGATGACGTGCCCATGGTGTTGGTTGGGAACAAGTGCGACCTGGCCGCGCGCACCGTGGAGTCTCGGCAGGCCCAGGACCTCGCCCGCAGCTACGGCATCCCGTACATCGAGACCTCCGCCAAGACCCGCCAG GGCAGccgctctggctctggctccagCTCCGGGACCCTCTGGGACCCTCCGGGACCCCCGTGA
- the LRRC56 gene encoding leucine-rich repeat-containing protein 56 isoform X3, whose amino-acid sequence MFDPRWEKAAASWRLGVNGPGPGRSPRVSAEHCQHPGSGAELAGPAQPPASEQGPRPQWARPQRAAGEGVPVARQAGLHLPNLSQLKLNGSCLGSLRDLGTSLSHLQVLWLARCGLADLDGISSFPALKELYLSYNNIWDLSPLCLLEQLEVLDLEGNCVEDLGQLRYLQLCPQLATLTLEGNPLCLWPGSGPTHQVPQGYNYRAEVRKLIPQLQVLDELPAAHTGLPASQKLDQDWLLVKEAIKEGCTLDSLLPRPDQTHGSPMWRLSPELCLPETQPWAPRRGPLSLLVPGMPLPEGLLPKGPAPEDGTSNLTHGAGRVLCGNPTKGLRERRHGCQAGVHPEKLPSPRLEELAPRASASEPDPADDHDLLAWAGLQALRELRLRPLPSRCPESWEEGAAGPWGPQRGPEEQEDEAGPKPHRSPPSLAPESSRTSGYNLIPCPPKSFKPDRGRNSWGSTDLQFRGRRLRTLGSLGPGLGQGLAPVTALRAREVTSGPSPQAEGCPGPKPAPDSAARPPASGACRT is encoded by the exons ATGTTTGACCCACGGTGGGAAAAGGCAGCTGCCTCCTG GAGGTTGGGTGTGAATGGACCAGGCCCGGGACGGAGCCCACGGGTCTCGGCCGAGCACTGCCAGCATCCAGGTTCGGGAGCTGAGCTCGCAGGGCCTGCACAACCCCCAGCCTCAGAGCAAGGCCCCAGGCCGCAGTGGGCACGGCCACAGCGAGCAGCTGGCGAAGGAGTGCCTGTCGCCCGCCAGGCTG GGCTGCACCTGCCCAACCTCAGCCAGCTGAAGCTGAACGGCAGCTGCCTGGGTTCCCTGAG GGACTTGGGCACCTCCCTCAGCCACCTGCAGGTGCTCTGGCTGGCTCGCTGCGGCCTGGCCGACCTGGATGGCATCAGCTCCTTTCCTGCCCTGAAG GAACTCTACCTCTCCTACAACAACATCTGGGACCTGAGCCCGCTGTGCCTGCTGGAGCAGCTGGAGGTGCTGGACCTAGAAGGCAACTGCGTGGAGGACCTGGGGCAGCTGCGTTACCTGCAGCTGTGCCCGCAGCTGGCCACACTCACCctggagggcaacccactctgccTGTGGCCAGGCTCTGGCCCAACCCACCAG GTGCCCCAGGGCTACAACTACAGGGCAGAGGTCAGGAAGCTCATCCCCCAGCTGCAGGTCCTGGACGAGCTGCCTGCCGCACACACGGGCCTGCCGGCCTCTCAGAAGCTGGACCAGGACTGGCTGCTGGTGAAGGAGGCTATCAAGGAGGGCTGCACCCTAGACAGCCTGCTCCCCAGGCCGG ATCAAACCCACGGCTCCCCCATGTGGAGACTGAGCCCTGAGCTGTGCCTGCCTGAGACCCAGCCCTGGGCCCCCAGGCGCGGGCCTCTCTCCCTGCTGGTTCCCGGGATGCCCCTGCCTGAAGGCCTCCTTCCCAAGGGCCCGGCCCCAGAGGATGGCACCAGCAACCTCACCCACG GCGCCGGCCGGGTCCTCTGTGGGAACCCCACCAAAGGCCTGCGGGAGCGTCGGCACGGGTGCCAG GCTGGGGTGCACCCAGAGAAGCTGCCCTCTCCCAGGCTGGAAGAACTGGCCCCCAGGGCCTCCGCCTCGGAGCCTGACCCTGCCGACGATCATGACCTCCTGGCCTGGGCCGGGCTTCAGGCTTTGAGGGAGCTGCGCCTGCG CCCCCTTCCCAGTAGGTGCCCAGAGTCCTGGGAGGAGGGGGCCGCAGGCCCCTGGGGCCCACAGAGGGGCCCTGAAGAGCAAGAGGACGAGGCTGGGCCCAAGCCTCACCGCAGCCCCCCAAGCCTGGCCCCAG agTCTTCCAGGACCTCGGGGTACAACCTGATCCCCTGTCCCCCCAAGTCCTTCAAGCCAGACCGGGGCCGCAACTCCTGGGGGTCCACAGATCTGCAGTTCCGGGGGCGTAGGCTCAGAACCCTGGGTAGTTTGGGGCCTGGCCTGGGTCAGGGGCTGGCTCCAGTGACTGCTCTGAGAGCCCGAGAAGTGACCTCAGGCCCCAGTCCTCAAGCAGAGGGATGTCCAGGCCCAAAGCCAGCCCCAGACTCAGCAGCCAGACCCCCAGCCTCCGGGGCATGCCGCACCTGA